The Strigops habroptila isolate Jane chromosome 8, bStrHab1.2.pri, whole genome shotgun sequence genome includes a window with the following:
- the RTCA gene encoding RNA 3'-terminal phosphate cyclase: MDGDRVEVDGGIMEGGGQILRVSTALSCLLGLPLRVRRIRAGRSQAGLRPQHLSGLEIIRDLCEGKLEGGEIGSTEITFTPGKIKGGTHIADTKTAGSVCLLMQVAMPCVLFAASPSELHLKGGTNAEMAPQIDYTVMVFKPIVEKFNFTFNCDIKKRGYYPQGGGEVVIQISPVKELSPINLTERGTVTKIYGRAFVAGALPIKLAKDMAAAAVRCIRKEIRDLYINIQPVREPDDQAFGTGSGIIVVAETSTGCLLAGSSLGKRGKNSDKVGIEAAEMLLRNLKHGGTVDDSLQDQLIIFMALANGVSRVKSGPITLHTQTAIHFAEQLTKAKFTVTKSEEDDPSKDTYIIECQGMGMINPNL, encoded by the exons ATGGACGGGGACAGGGTGGAGGTTGACGGCGGGATCATGGAGGGG GGCGGGCAGATCTTGCGAGTGTCCACGGCCCTGAGCTGCCTGCTGGGCCTGCCGCTGCGGGTGCGCCGGATCCGCGCCGGGCGGAGCCAGGCCGGCCTCAG GCCTCAGCATCTGTCTGGATTGGAGATCATTCGAGATCTATGTGAGGGGAAGCTGGAAGGCGGAGAAATTGGCTCAACAGAAATAACCTTCACTCCCGGGAAGATCAAAGGTGGAACCCACATCGCAGATACAAAAACAGCAGG GAGTGTGTGTCTCCTGATGCAGGTAGCAATGCCCTgtgtgctgtttgctgcttctccatcaGAACTTCATTTAAAAGGTGGGACTAATGCTGAGATGGCTCCTCAGATAGACTACACAGTCATG GTTTTCAAGCCAATAGTTGAAAAGTTCAATTTCACATTTAATTGCGACATAAAGAAGAG GGGCTACTATCCTCAGGGAGGAGGTGAAGTTGTAATCCAGATATCACCAGTCAAAGAGTTGAGCCCAATAAACTTAACAGAACGTGGCACAGTGACAAAGATATACGGAAGAGCATTTGTTGCTGGAGCACTGCCTATAAAA CTGGCAAAAgacatggcagcagcagcagtgagatgcatcagaaaagaaatcagagatCTTTACATTAACATTCAGCCTGTTCGAGAACCTGATGATCAAGCCTTTGGGACTGGAAGTGGAATCAT TGTTGTTGCAGAGACTTCAACGGGTTGTTTGTTAGCTGGGTCATCACTTGGCAAGAGAG GAAAGAATTCTGACAAGGTTGGCATTGAAGCAGCCGAGATGCTGCTTAGGAATCTTAAACATGGTGGAACTGTGGATGATTCTCTGCAAGACCAA CTGATCATTTTTATGGCGCTAGCAAACGGGGTGTCCAGAGTGAAAAGCGGACCAATTACACTTCATACGCAGACGGCTATACactttgcagagcagctgacaaAG